One region of Microbacterium rhizosphaerae genomic DNA includes:
- the rplJ gene encoding 50S ribosomal protein L10, which translates to MAQKDASVAELTKNFENSNAVLLTEYRGLTVAQLKQLRNSIRQDAEYAVVKNTLTKIAANNVGITSLDDDLKGPSAIAFVHGDFVATAKALRDFAKANPLLVIKGGVFEGNTLSADEVNKYASLESREVLLAKAAGMMKATMGKAAATIDALREKLEAAEAA; encoded by the coding sequence ATGGCGCAGAAGGATGCATCGGTCGCCGAGCTCACGAAGAACTTCGAGAACTCGAACGCCGTACTGCTGACCGAGTACCGCGGTCTGACGGTCGCCCAGCTCAAGCAGCTGCGCAACAGCATCCGTCAGGACGCGGAATACGCCGTGGTGAAGAACACGCTGACCAAGATCGCCGCGAACAATGTGGGGATCACGTCGCTGGACGACGACCTGAAGGGTCCGTCGGCCATCGCGTTCGTGCACGGCGACTTCGTCGCCACCGCGAAGGCTCTGCGTGACTTCGCCAAGGCCAACCCGCTTCTCGTGATCAAGGGCGGTGTGTTCGAGGGCAACACCCTCAGCGCCGACGAGGTCAACAAGTACGCCTCGCTCGAGAGCCGTGAGGTTCTGCTTGCGAAGGCGGCGGGCATGATGAAGGCGACGATGGGCAAGGCTGCCGCCACCATCGACGCGCTTCGCGAAAAGCTGGAGGCCGCCGAGGCCGCGTGA
- a CDS encoding YqaJ viral recombinase family protein, with amino-acid sequence MTPELAARIVADSRDRVAWVRARSRGITATDVATLTSTRAISRAADAKLHGSGFSGNAFTDHGRRREPEIAGWVAATHGIQPSTALFHAVVEKRHLATPDGIALDVNGHVILAEIKTTNKAWRSIPRSYLRQVWWQQHVLGAERTLVAWEQHTEFVPVDDEPRCAWVDRDEAEIAKLVGLATALIDELYLRTQHGRRNDGMPRVDASRDMYRSLALTD; translated from the coding sequence GTGACCCCGGAACTGGCCGCTCGCATCGTCGCGGACTCGCGCGACCGGGTGGCCTGGGTGCGGGCGCGCTCGCGAGGCATCACGGCGACGGATGTCGCGACCCTCACCAGCACTCGCGCCATCTCGCGCGCGGCGGACGCGAAGCTCCACGGCTCCGGGTTCTCCGGCAACGCCTTCACCGACCACGGCAGACGACGCGAACCCGAGATCGCGGGATGGGTCGCGGCGACGCACGGCATCCAGCCGTCCACCGCACTGTTCCACGCGGTCGTCGAGAAACGACACCTCGCCACGCCGGACGGCATCGCGCTGGACGTCAACGGGCACGTGATCCTCGCCGAGATCAAGACCACGAACAAGGCCTGGCGGTCGATCCCCCGGTCGTACCTTCGGCAGGTGTGGTGGCAGCAGCACGTCCTCGGCGCGGAGCGCACTCTCGTCGCGTGGGAGCAGCACACCGAATTCGTGCCCGTCGACGACGAGCCGCGCTGCGCGTGGGTGGATCGCGACGAAGCCGAGATCGCCAAGCTCGTCGGCCTCGCGACCGCGCTGATCGACGAGCTGTACCTGCGCACGCAGCACGGGCGCCGCAACGACGGAATGCCGCGCGTGGATGCATCCCGCGACATGTACCGATCGCTCGCTCTGACCGACTGA
- a CDS encoding MDR family MFS transporter yields MSHRQVLEALSGLLLGMFVSMLASTVVSSSLPVIVHDLDGNQAAFTWVVTATLLTTAISTPIWGKLADLFNRKLLFQFAIVIFVLATATAGFAQNPEMLIASRALQGVGAGGLAALSQVLMADIISPRERGRYMGLFGAVMALATIGGPLLGGVITDAWGWRWNFFVALPVAIVALIIVQRTLHIPVRAKRAVSIDYLGIVLLSAAVSLLLIWVTNAGTATKGEWSDLANNSWWSLTTVLMIGGAVLAGILFIVVELRSKEPLIPLTLFRDRTFTLAVIASIATGIAMFGASVFLSQYMQLARGATPTQAGLMTIPMIAGLLVASVGIGGLVTKFGRWKPYLIAGAVLLIAGSYLLSTIHYNTNFALVSVYMFILGAGVGMTMQNLVLVVQNSSKPNEIGVASSGVTFFRSLGGTIGVSLMGAALASRVTELLGDAKDDLVTAIMSLGADAPHWAAVLKSSSLPKVSAMPHALQVIFEDIYAQGISHSFLIAVPFAVVSLIAIVFLPNKPLTRMTTSERLHAGEADLATVSVDEGMAVLTATGSLATVGAQDARTSGIDSAK; encoded by the coding sequence ATGTCGCACCGTCAGGTGCTCGAGGCGCTATCCGGCCTCCTGCTCGGCATGTTCGTGTCGATGCTCGCGTCGACCGTCGTGTCGTCGTCGCTGCCGGTCATCGTGCACGACCTCGACGGCAACCAGGCCGCCTTCACCTGGGTCGTCACGGCAACGCTGCTCACGACGGCCATCTCGACGCCCATCTGGGGCAAACTGGCCGACCTCTTCAACCGCAAGCTGCTGTTCCAGTTCGCGATCGTGATCTTCGTCCTGGCGACCGCGACCGCGGGCTTCGCGCAGAATCCCGAGATGCTCATCGCGTCCCGCGCCTTGCAGGGCGTCGGCGCCGGCGGCCTCGCCGCCCTCAGCCAGGTGCTGATGGCCGACATCATCAGCCCCCGCGAGCGCGGTCGCTACATGGGCCTGTTCGGCGCGGTCATGGCGCTCGCCACCATCGGCGGCCCGCTTCTCGGCGGTGTGATCACCGACGCGTGGGGGTGGCGCTGGAACTTCTTCGTGGCCCTGCCGGTCGCGATCGTCGCCCTGATCATCGTCCAGAGGACCCTGCACATCCCCGTCCGCGCGAAGCGCGCGGTGTCGATCGACTACCTCGGCATCGTCCTGCTGTCGGCGGCCGTATCGCTCCTTCTCATCTGGGTCACCAACGCCGGCACGGCGACCAAGGGCGAATGGTCGGACCTCGCGAACAACTCCTGGTGGAGCCTCACGACCGTCCTCATGATCGGCGGTGCGGTGCTCGCCGGCATCCTGTTCATCGTGGTCGAGCTGCGCTCGAAGGAGCCGCTCATCCCGCTGACCCTGTTCCGCGACCGCACGTTCACGCTGGCCGTCATCGCGTCGATCGCGACCGGCATCGCGATGTTCGGCGCATCCGTCTTCCTCAGCCAGTACATGCAGCTGGCCCGGGGCGCCACGCCCACGCAGGCCGGCCTCATGACCATCCCGATGATCGCGGGCCTGCTCGTGGCATCCGTGGGCATCGGCGGCCTCGTCACGAAGTTCGGGCGGTGGAAGCCGTACCTCATCGCCGGCGCCGTCCTCCTGATCGCCGGGTCGTACCTGCTGTCGACCATCCACTACAACACGAACTTCGCCCTGGTCTCGGTCTACATGTTCATCCTCGGCGCGGGCGTCGGCATGACGATGCAGAACCTCGTCCTGGTCGTGCAGAACTCGTCGAAGCCGAACGAGATCGGCGTCGCGAGCTCGGGCGTGACGTTCTTCCGGAGCCTGGGCGGCACGATCGGCGTCTCGCTGATGGGCGCGGCTCTCGCCTCGCGCGTGACCGAGCTGCTCGGCGACGCGAAGGACGACCTCGTCACGGCGATCATGAGCCTCGGGGCGGATGCCCCGCACTGGGCCGCCGTGCTGAAGTCGTCGTCGCTGCCCAAGGTGTCGGCGATGCCGCACGCGCTCCAGGTGATCTTCGAGGACATCTACGCACAGGGCATCTCGCACTCGTTCCTCATCGCGGTGCCGTTCGCTGTGGTGAGCCTCATCGCGATCGTCTTCCTGCCCAACAAGCCGCTCACCCGCATGACCACCAGCGAGCGCCTGCACGCCGGCGAGGCCGATCTGGCGACCGTGTCGGTCGACGAGGGCATGGCCGTGCTCACCGCCACCGGCTCGCTCGCCACGGTGGGCGCACAGGATGCTCGCACCTCGGGCATCGATTCGGCGAAGTAG
- a CDS encoding HAD-IC family P-type ATPase → MDAVTLDGLSSAEVAERTAAGATNAFEASTSRTWWNIVRANVFTLFNGIVIACFAVLMLLGHWQDALFGFAAIFNTLIGCYQEIRAKIALDRLALLHAPRTLVRRDGADAEIAQGEVVIDDLLVLRAGDQVAADAVVRSERGLQVDESLLTGESDPVDKRTGDELLSGSIVVGGAGTAQATRVGADSYANSFAQEARSFSMMRSELKRGIDRVLTWVGWAIGPVALLVTNSQVQVEGGWRVAIETGGWRDAAVSSIAIIIAMIPLGLVLMTSIAFAVGAARLASQQVLVQELPAVEGLARVDVICLDKTGTLTFGEITFDADHPLDEVPGWRDALAWFGAAPDANATARSIGVGHPVTRELTEEHSIPFSSARKWSAVSLAELPGTWVLGAPGLVFPAAARITVSGAGSLADAVRELSSQGKRTLVLAYGETPLDEADVEGERLPPVAPVALVTLVEQVRPDAAQTLAYFAEQGVTVKVISGDSPDTVATIARRLGLEVDAGIDAQTLPGDVDALAEVLETHSVFGRVAPDQKKAMVAALQSRGHVVAMTGDGVNDALAIKNADIGIAMESGSAATKAVARLVLLDGKFSHLPGVVAEGRRVTANIERVSMLFLTKTTYATAIALLFGVLLLPIPFLPRQLSLTDGLTIGIPAFFLALLPNAQRYVPGFLRRSLSFAIPAGVIIGLAITAYSRIAGEEWNVPLEMVRTGSTLIIAFLGLWLLVLIALPFTWIKGAIVGAMVIGLGLALAIPFVADFFQMTPPTGDALSLMWWISAVGIVLIGIARAIQLMWLRRTEA, encoded by the coding sequence ATGGATGCCGTGACCCTCGACGGACTCAGTTCGGCCGAGGTCGCGGAGCGGACCGCCGCGGGAGCGACGAACGCCTTCGAGGCGTCGACGAGCCGCACGTGGTGGAACATCGTCCGCGCCAACGTCTTCACGCTGTTCAACGGCATCGTGATCGCGTGCTTCGCCGTCCTGATGCTGCTCGGCCACTGGCAGGACGCACTGTTCGGCTTCGCGGCGATCTTCAACACGCTGATCGGGTGCTACCAGGAGATCCGCGCCAAGATCGCCCTCGACCGGCTCGCGCTGCTCCACGCGCCGCGCACCCTGGTGCGTCGGGACGGCGCCGACGCGGAGATCGCACAGGGCGAGGTCGTGATCGACGACCTCCTCGTGCTGCGGGCGGGCGACCAGGTCGCGGCGGATGCCGTGGTCCGCAGCGAGCGCGGGCTGCAGGTCGACGAGTCCCTGCTCACCGGGGAATCGGACCCTGTCGACAAGCGGACCGGCGACGAGCTGCTGTCCGGATCGATCGTCGTCGGGGGAGCGGGCACGGCACAGGCGACGCGGGTCGGCGCCGATTCCTACGCCAACTCCTTCGCCCAAGAGGCGCGATCGTTCTCGATGATGCGGTCGGAGCTCAAGCGCGGCATCGATCGCGTCCTCACATGGGTCGGCTGGGCGATCGGCCCGGTGGCCCTTCTCGTCACGAACTCGCAGGTGCAGGTCGAGGGCGGGTGGCGGGTCGCGATCGAGACGGGCGGATGGCGGGATGCCGCGGTCTCCTCGATCGCGATCATCATCGCCATGATCCCCCTGGGGCTCGTGCTCATGACGAGCATCGCCTTCGCGGTCGGCGCCGCGCGCCTGGCGAGCCAGCAGGTGCTCGTGCAGGAGCTGCCGGCTGTCGAGGGCCTCGCCCGCGTGGATGTCATCTGCCTCGACAAGACCGGCACTCTGACCTTCGGCGAGATCACCTTCGATGCCGACCACCCGCTCGACGAGGTCCCCGGCTGGCGCGACGCCTTGGCCTGGTTCGGCGCGGCGCCCGATGCGAACGCCACCGCCCGCAGCATCGGCGTGGGGCATCCGGTGACCCGGGAGCTGACGGAGGAGCACAGCATCCCCTTCTCGTCCGCACGGAAGTGGAGCGCGGTCTCGCTCGCCGAGCTTCCGGGCACGTGGGTGCTGGGCGCCCCGGGCCTCGTCTTCCCGGCCGCGGCGCGGATCACCGTGAGCGGCGCCGGCTCACTCGCCGACGCCGTGCGCGAGCTCTCGTCGCAAGGCAAGCGCACGCTGGTCCTGGCGTACGGCGAGACTCCGCTCGACGAGGCCGACGTCGAGGGGGAGCGGCTGCCACCGGTCGCTCCGGTCGCGCTCGTGACGCTCGTCGAGCAGGTGCGTCCGGATGCGGCGCAGACCCTCGCCTATTTCGCCGAGCAGGGTGTCACGGTGAAGGTGATCTCGGGCGACAGTCCGGACACGGTCGCGACCATCGCGCGGCGGCTCGGACTCGAGGTGGATGCCGGCATCGACGCCCAGACCCTGCCTGGCGACGTCGACGCGCTCGCGGAGGTGCTCGAGACGCACAGCGTCTTCGGTCGCGTGGCGCCCGACCAGAAGAAGGCGATGGTGGCGGCTCTGCAGAGCCGCGGGCATGTCGTCGCGATGACGGGCGACGGTGTGAACGACGCGCTCGCGATCAAGAACGCCGACATCGGTATCGCGATGGAGTCCGGCTCTGCCGCCACCAAGGCCGTGGCCCGGCTGGTGCTGCTGGACGGCAAGTTCTCCCATCTCCCGGGGGTCGTCGCCGAGGGACGGCGGGTGACGGCGAACATCGAGCGCGTCTCGATGCTCTTTCTCACCAAGACCACGTACGCGACCGCCATCGCGCTGCTGTTCGGGGTCCTGCTGCTGCCGATCCCGTTCCTCCCACGGCAGCTCTCCCTGACCGATGGGCTCACGATCGGCATCCCCGCGTTCTTCCTGGCGCTGCTGCCGAACGCGCAGCGGTACGTGCCCGGGTTCCTCAGGCGGTCGCTGAGTTTCGCCATCCCGGCCGGTGTCATCATCGGCCTGGCGATCACCGCCTACTCGCGGATCGCGGGCGAGGAGTGGAACGTGCCGCTCGAGATGGTGCGCACGGGCTCCACGCTGATCATCGCCTTCCTCGGGCTGTGGCTGCTGGTGCTCATCGCCCTGCCCTTCACCTGGATCAAAGGCGCGATCGTCGGGGCGATGGTGATCGGGTTGGGCCTGGCACTGGCCATCCCGTTCGTCGCCGACTTCTTCCAGATGACGCCCCCGACAGGCGACGCGCTGTCGCTCATGTGGTGGATCTCGGCCGTCGGCATCGTGCTGATCGGCATCGCGCGCGCGATCCAGCTCATGTGGCTGCGACGCACCGAAGCGTAG
- a CDS encoding ABC transporter substrate-binding protein — MGNPQRRRILAPLALAAAAGIVLAGCSGTTGAGSSGDNTVTVYGTVVGDEAKLLQKSWADWAEKNDIKVKYEGNQEFEKQIGIRAQGGNPPDVAIFPQPGLFADFATRGYLKEAPASVKSNAEKYWSKDWQNYGTVDGTFYGAPLMANVKGWVWYSPAKFQEWGVQVPKTWDEMMTLTSTIEAKTGKPAWCAGFGSDAATGWPGTDWIEDYIIRYDGTQVYDDWVKGKIKFTDSRITEAFDAVGKILLDPKNVNAGIGDVKSINSTAFGDVANPVVKGTCALTHQASFFDGFLSQAGGQVGPDKAIWAFMTPPKEAGGQAITGGGEIVGGFSDKPAVQKFLTYLSSPEWANSRVKLGGVISANKGLNPENASSPILKESIKILQDDKTTLRFDGSDLMPGAVGAGTFWKGIVAWVNGTPVDQVVQQIQAGWPSN, encoded by the coding sequence ATGGGGAATCCGCAGCGCCGCCGCATCCTGGCTCCGCTGGCCCTCGCCGCTGCGGCGGGCATCGTGCTCGCCGGATGCTCCGGCACCACCGGCGCAGGCAGCTCCGGTGACAACACGGTCACCGTGTACGGCACGGTCGTCGGCGACGAGGCGAAGCTGTTGCAGAAGTCGTGGGCCGACTGGGCCGAGAAGAACGACATCAAGGTCAAGTACGAGGGCAACCAGGAGTTCGAGAAGCAGATCGGCATCCGTGCGCAGGGAGGCAACCCCCCGGACGTCGCGATCTTCCCGCAGCCCGGCCTGTTCGCCGACTTCGCGACGCGCGGCTACCTGAAGGAGGCGCCGGCCTCGGTCAAGTCCAACGCCGAGAAGTACTGGTCGAAGGACTGGCAGAACTACGGCACCGTCGACGGCACCTTCTATGGCGCGCCCCTCATGGCGAACGTCAAGGGGTGGGTCTGGTACTCGCCGGCCAAGTTCCAGGAGTGGGGCGTCCAGGTTCCGAAGACCTGGGACGAGATGATGACGCTCACCTCGACCATCGAGGCGAAGACCGGCAAGCCCGCCTGGTGCGCCGGATTCGGATCGGACGCCGCGACCGGCTGGCCGGGCACCGACTGGATCGAGGACTACATCATCCGGTACGACGGCACGCAGGTGTACGACGACTGGGTGAAGGGCAAGATCAAATTCACCGACTCGCGCATCACAGAGGCCTTCGACGCGGTCGGCAAGATCCTGCTCGACCCGAAGAACGTCAACGCGGGCATCGGTGACGTGAAGTCGATCAACTCCACCGCGTTCGGCGATGTGGCGAACCCGGTCGTGAAGGGCACTTGCGCGCTCACGCACCAGGCGTCGTTCTTCGACGGCTTCCTGAGCCAGGCGGGCGGTCAGGTCGGGCCCGACAAGGCGATCTGGGCGTTCATGACGCCTCCGAAGGAGGCCGGCGGCCAGGCGATCACCGGTGGCGGTGAGATCGTCGGCGGCTTCAGCGACAAGCCGGCGGTGCAGAAGTTCCTGACGTACCTGTCCAGCCCCGAGTGGGCGAACTCCCGCGTCAAGCTCGGCGGCGTCATCTCGGCGAACAAGGGCCTGAACCCGGAGAACGCATCGAGCCCGATCCTGAAGGAGTCGATCAAGATCCTCCAGGACGACAAGACGACGCTCCGCTTCGACGGCTCCGACCTCATGCCGGGCGCCGTGGGCGCGGGCACGTTCTGGAAGGGCATTGTCGCGTGGGTGAACGGCACCCCCGTCGACCAGGTGGTCCAGCAGATCCAGGCCGGCTGGCCCTCCAACTGA
- a CDS encoding carbohydrate ABC transporter permease → MTALFTWIGTLHPILQAIAVVVAFLVVVGLILFLIDIAPRSGTLYTWIRLGMCVLIPVIVAVAFNSLPWAVVVAAVLGAGLFLLDIRSRAGRGYLIQLIAFLTPAALLLLVGLILPSVKTFIASFMNSAGNRFIGLDNFVWVFTQPDGLRVVVNTIVWVLVVPVVSTAVGLAYAVFIDRTRGEKVYKVLVFMPMAISFVGASIIFKFVYAYRGEQFSQIGVLNQILVSLGLPPQQFLLNSPWNTGFLIVVLIWVQTGFAMVVLSASIKGVPTELLEAAQLDGANAWQRFRSVTVPAIRPAIIVVLTTISIAALKVFDIVRTMTGGNFETSTLANEMYTQFTNFEAGRSAAFAVILFLLILPIVIYNARQIAKQREIR, encoded by the coding sequence ATGACTGCTCTGTTCACGTGGATCGGGACGCTGCATCCCATCCTTCAGGCGATCGCGGTGGTCGTGGCCTTCCTCGTCGTCGTGGGACTGATCCTCTTCCTCATCGACATCGCGCCTCGCTCGGGCACGCTCTACACCTGGATCCGTCTCGGCATGTGCGTGCTCATCCCGGTGATCGTCGCCGTCGCCTTCAACTCCCTTCCGTGGGCGGTCGTCGTTGCGGCGGTGCTCGGCGCCGGGCTGTTCCTGCTCGACATCCGGTCGAGAGCCGGCAGGGGCTACCTCATCCAGCTCATCGCATTCCTCACGCCGGCGGCGCTGCTGCTGCTGGTCGGCCTCATCCTCCCCTCGGTCAAGACGTTCATCGCCTCGTTCATGAACTCGGCGGGCAACAGGTTCATCGGTCTCGACAACTTCGTCTGGGTGTTCACCCAGCCCGACGGCCTCCGCGTCGTCGTGAACACGATCGTGTGGGTCCTCGTCGTCCCCGTCGTCTCGACCGCAGTCGGACTGGCGTACGCCGTCTTCATCGACCGCACCCGTGGTGAGAAGGTCTACAAGGTCCTGGTCTTCATGCCGATGGCGATCTCGTTCGTCGGCGCGAGCATCATCTTCAAGTTCGTGTACGCCTACCGTGGCGAGCAGTTCTCGCAGATCGGCGTGCTGAATCAGATCCTCGTCTCGCTCGGCCTGCCGCCGCAGCAGTTCCTCCTGAATTCGCCCTGGAACACGGGCTTCCTCATCGTCGTGCTCATCTGGGTGCAGACCGGCTTCGCGATGGTCGTGCTCTCCGCATCCATCAAGGGCGTGCCTACCGAGCTTCTCGAGGCCGCCCAGCTGGACGGGGCCAATGCGTGGCAGCGCTTCCGATCGGTGACGGTCCCCGCCATCCGGCCCGCGATCATCGTCGTCCTCACGACCATCTCGATCGCCGCCCTGAAGGTCTTCGACATCGTCCGCACGATGACGGGCGGCAACTTCGAGACCTCGACGCTCGCGAACGAGATGTACACCCAGTTCACGAACTTCGAGGCTGGGCGCAGCGCCGCGTTCGCGGTGATCCTGTTCCTCCTGATCCTGCCGATCGTCATCTACAACGCGCGCCAGATCGCGAAGCAGAGGGAGATCCGATGA
- a CDS encoding carbohydrate ABC transporter permease, translated as MSEVMPIDLPLDEETQKELVRGERRMQGTARRTRKTLSKPWASAAAIVIAIVWTIPTFGLFVSSFRPQVLIQTTGWWTFFQNPQLTLENYIKVLDAGNTQLTMADAFVNSIAITVPATIVPLTIAALAAYAFAWTDFKGRNILFVFVFALQIVPIQMALVPLLSSFSRGLNLFGLQVTGPLGIAGGYAQVWIAHSMFALPLAIYLLHNFMAEIPSEIIEAARVDGASRGQVFFRIVLPLTMPAIASFAIFQFLWVWNDLLVALIFADGEVAPITKLLAEITGSRGNDWALLTAGAFVAILVPLIVFFSLQRYFVRGLLAGSTKG; from the coding sequence ATGAGCGAGGTCATGCCGATCGATCTGCCTCTCGACGAAGAGACGCAGAAGGAGCTGGTGCGCGGCGAGCGCCGCATGCAGGGCACGGCGCGACGCACGCGCAAGACGCTCTCCAAGCCGTGGGCGTCGGCGGCGGCGATCGTCATCGCGATCGTCTGGACCATCCCGACGTTCGGCCTGTTCGTGTCGTCCTTCCGGCCGCAGGTGCTCATCCAGACGACCGGCTGGTGGACGTTCTTCCAGAACCCGCAGCTGACGCTCGAGAACTACATCAAAGTCCTGGATGCCGGCAACACCCAGCTGACGATGGCGGATGCCTTCGTCAACTCGATCGCCATCACCGTGCCGGCGACGATCGTGCCGCTCACGATCGCAGCGCTCGCGGCCTACGCCTTCGCGTGGACGGACTTCAAGGGACGCAACATCCTGTTCGTCTTCGTGTTCGCCCTGCAGATCGTGCCCATCCAGATGGCGCTGGTGCCGCTGCTGAGCTCGTTCTCGCGCGGCCTCAACCTCTTCGGACTGCAGGTCACGGGACCGCTCGGCATCGCGGGCGGCTATGCCCAGGTGTGGATCGCCCATTCGATGTTCGCCTTGCCGCTCGCGATCTACCTGCTGCACAACTTCATGGCCGAGATCCCGTCCGAGATCATCGAGGCCGCGCGTGTGGACGGCGCATCCCGCGGGCAGGTCTTCTTCCGGATCGTGCTGCCGCTGACGATGCCCGCCATCGCCTCGTTCGCGATCTTCCAGTTCCTGTGGGTGTGGAACGACCTGCTGGTCGCCCTCATCTTCGCGGATGGAGAGGTCGCGCCGATCACGAAGCTGCTCGCCGAGATCACCGGATCCCGCGGCAACGACTGGGCCCTCCTGACGGCCGGCGCGTTCGTCGCGATCCTTGTTCCGCTCATCGTCTTCTTCTCGCTGCAGCGCTACTTCGTGCGCGGTCTGCTCGCGGGATCGACGAAGGGCTAG
- a CDS encoding 4a-hydroxytetrahydrobiopterin dehydratase, protein MDTITPQQFRDRDGVEQWNPTESGAFVTFDTGDFATGARLFSQIAVLADAADHHPDVDVRYGTLRVRLFTHSAKGLTDADAALAARISLAAKDMRLHAIPDDAHDMG, encoded by the coding sequence ATGGACACCATCACCCCTCAGCAGTTCCGCGACCGCGACGGCGTCGAGCAGTGGAACCCGACCGAATCGGGCGCCTTCGTCACCTTCGACACCGGCGACTTCGCGACCGGGGCGCGACTCTTCTCCCAGATCGCGGTGCTCGCCGACGCGGCCGATCATCATCCCGACGTCGATGTCCGGTACGGGACGCTGCGGGTGCGGCTCTTCACCCACTCCGCGAAGGGACTGACGGACGCGGATGCTGCGCTCGCCGCCCGCATCTCGCTGGCGGCGAAGGACATGAGGCTCCACGCGATCCCCGACGACGCGCACGACATGGGATGA
- the rplL gene encoding 50S ribosomal protein L7/L12 produces the protein MAKLTTEELLDQFAGLTLVELSEFVKAFEEKFDVTAAAPVAVAGAGGAGAEAEAEEEKDSFDVILEAAGDKKIQVIKTVRELTSLGLGEAKAVVDGAPKAVLEGATKEAAEKAKAALEEAGATVTLK, from the coding sequence ATGGCGAAGCTCACCACTGAGGAGCTGCTCGACCAGTTCGCTGGTCTGACCCTTGTCGAGCTCAGCGAGTTCGTGAAGGCGTTCGAGGAGAAGTTCGACGTCACCGCTGCTGCTCCCGTCGCCGTCGCCGGCGCCGGTGGCGCGGGTGCCGAGGCCGAGGCCGAGGAGGAGAAGGACTCGTTCGACGTCATCCTCGAGGCTGCCGGCGACAAGAAGATCCAGGTCATCAAGACGGTCCGCGAGCTCACCTCGCTGGGCCTCGGCGAGGCCAAGGCCGTCGTCGACGGTGCCCCCAAGGCCGTCCTCGAGGGCGCGACCAAGGAGGCCGCCGAGAAGGCCAAGGCCGCTCTCGAAGAGGCCGGCGCGACCGTCACCCTCAAGTAA
- a CDS encoding LacI family DNA-binding transcriptional regulator — protein MNGIAEVARVAGVSKSTASRALSGAGYVSEETRRRVASAASEVGYVPSAPAVSLASGRTRTVGVVLPGVTRWFFAQVLEGIQESLLSAGLDLVLYDARSGTPGRRRIFDDFLARRRFDGLIAVGVEPHDAELERIEAVRCPVVSVASAGFPDDIAIDDIDVSRRATEHLLGLGHRRILFLGGGTGRRTSVESRRFEGYRVAMDAAGLGERATHVHCDVTVPGGYAAAADILGDLRARPTGIVAVADEVAIGAIIAAQRLGIEIPHGLSVIGVDDHEYAGMFLLTTLAQDARAQGSAAVDLLLRRMAAEPGGLVAPASQPQVRLVVRNSTSAPFETPQA, from the coding sequence GTGAACGGGATCGCTGAGGTCGCCCGCGTCGCGGGCGTGTCGAAGTCGACCGCGAGCCGTGCCCTGTCGGGCGCCGGCTACGTATCGGAGGAGACGCGACGGAGAGTCGCATCCGCCGCATCCGAGGTGGGCTACGTGCCGTCCGCGCCCGCCGTGAGCCTCGCGAGCGGACGCACCAGGACCGTGGGCGTCGTCCTGCCCGGGGTGACCCGCTGGTTCTTCGCGCAGGTGCTCGAAGGCATCCAGGAGTCGCTCCTGTCCGCCGGGCTCGACCTCGTCCTCTACGACGCGCGCAGCGGCACCCCCGGCCGCCGCCGCATCTTCGACGACTTCCTCGCGCGTCGCCGTTTCGACGGACTGATCGCGGTCGGCGTGGAGCCGCACGACGCGGAGCTCGAGCGCATCGAGGCCGTCCGATGCCCCGTCGTGAGCGTCGCGAGCGCAGGCTTCCCGGACGACATCGCGATCGACGACATCGACGTCTCGCGCCGCGCGACCGAGCACCTGCTGGGGCTGGGGCATCGGCGCATCCTGTTCCTGGGCGGTGGGACGGGTCGGAGGACCAGTGTGGAGAGCCGCCGATTCGAGGGCTACCGTGTCGCGATGGATGCCGCAGGCCTCGGCGAGCGCGCCACGCACGTGCACTGCGACGTGACGGTCCCCGGCGGCTACGCGGCCGCGGCCGACATCCTCGGCGACCTGCGCGCCCGGCCGACGGGCATCGTGGCCGTGGCGGATGAGGTCGCGATCGGCGCGATCATCGCGGCGCAGCGGCTCGGGATCGAGATCCCCCACGGCCTCAGCGTGATCGGCGTCGACGACCACGAGTACGCCGGCATGTTCCTGCTGACGACACTGGCTCAGGATGCGCGGGCTCAGGGCTCCGCGGCCGTCGACCTGCTGCTGCGCCGCATGGCAGCGGAACCCGGCGGGTTGGTCGCCCCTGCCTCGCAGCCGCAGGTGCGACTCGTGGTGCGCAACTCGACGTCCGCTCCGTTCGAGACGCCCCAGGCATGA